A single window of Athene noctua chromosome 1, bAthNoc1.hap1.1, whole genome shotgun sequence DNA harbors:
- the ODC1 gene encoding ornithine decarboxylase, protein MSSFSNEEFEFTFLDEGFTAKDILDQKINEVSSSDDKDAFYVADLGDIVKKHMRWHKALPRVTPFYAVKCNDSKAVVKTLAVLGAGFDCASKTEIQLVQSIGVPPERIIYANPCKQVSQIKHAASSGVQMMTFDSEVELMKVARTHPKAKLVLRITTDDSKAVCRLSVKFGATLKTSRLLLERAKELDLAIVGVSFHVGSGCTDPETFVQAISDARCVFDMGAELGFSMYLLDIGGGFPGSEDVKLKFEEITSVINPALDKYFPSDTGISIIAEPGRYYVASAFTLAVNIIAKKIVLKELTGSDDEDDANDKTLMYYVNDGVYGSFNCILYDHAHVKPVLQKRPKPDDSCYSCSIWGPTCDGLDRIVERFHMPELQVGDWILFENMGAYTVAAASTFNGFQRPTIHYVMSRPAWQVMQQIKEQGFLDEVEEQDVSSLPLSCAWESGIEYPATCASASINV, encoded by the exons ATGAGTAGCTTCAGCAATGAAGAATTTGAATTCACCTTCCTTGATGAAGGCTTTACTGCCAAGGATATCCTTGaccaaaaaataaatgaagtgtcATCTTCT GATGATAAAGATGCCTTCTATGTTGCTGACCTTGGGGATATTGTAAAGAAGCACATGCGATGGCATAAAGCCCTTCCTCGGGTAACCCCCTTCTATGCTGTAAAATGTAATGACAGCAAAGCTGTAGTGAAGACACTTGCTGTTCTTGGTGCAGGATTTGATTGTGCCAGCAAG aCGGAAATACAGCTGGTACAGAGCATTGGTGTACCTCCTGAGCGAATAATATATGCAAATCCCTGTAAACAAGTATCTCAAATCAAACATGCTGCCAGCAGTGGTGTACAGATGATGACATTTGATAGTGAAGTAGAACTAATGAAAGTTGCAAGGACCCATCCAAAAGCCAA gTTAGTCTTGCGTATTACAACTGATGACTCCAAAGCAGTTTGTCGTCTGAGTGTTAAATTTGGAGCTACACTTAAGACAAGCAGGCTTCTGCTGGAGCGTGCAAAAGAACTTGACCTTGCCATTGTTGGAGTTAG TTTTCATGTTGGAAGTGGATGTACAGACCCAGAGACCTTTGTTCAAGCCATTTCTGATGCCCGCTGCGTGTTCGATATGGGA GCTGAACTTGGCTTCAGTATGTATCTGCTTGATATTGGTGGTGGCTTCCCTGGCTCTGAAGATGTCAAGCTCAAATTTGAAGAG ATCACAAGTGTAATCAACCCGGCACTGGATAAATACTTTCCTTCAGATACTGGAATCAGTATTATTGCAGAGCCTGGAAGATACTATGTTGCATCAGCATTCACGCTGGCAGTTAACATCATTgcaaaaaaaattgtattaaagGAGCTGACAGGTTCTGATG ATGAAGATGATGCAAACGACAAAACTCTTATGTACTATGTGAATGATGGAGTCTATGGATCGTTCAACTGCATCTTGTATGATCACGCACATGTTAAACCAGTTCTGCAAAAG CGACCTAAACCAGATGACAGCTGCTATTCCTGCAGCATATGGGGACCAACGTGTGATGGCCTAGATCGTATTGTTGAGCGTTTTCATATGCCGGAGTTGCAAGTTGGTGACTGGATCCTGTTTGAAAACATGGGTGCCTATACTGTTGCAGCAGCTTCTACTTTCAATGGATTCCAGAGGCCCACAATACACTATGTGATGTCAAGACCAGCATG gcAAGTAATGCAGCAGATCAAGGAGCAAGGGTTCCTAGATGAAGTGGAGGAGCAGGATGTTTCTAGTCTGCCACTGTCTTGTGCCTGGGAAAGCGGAATTGAATATCCAGCAACTTGTGCTTCGGCTAGTATTAATGTATAG